Proteins encoded together in one Kribbella voronezhensis window:
- the rimM gene encoding ribosome maturation factor RimM (Essential for efficient processing of 16S rRNA) — MLVIVGRIGRAHGIKGEVGLDVRTDEPDRRFADGAKLVTTTKPPRTLTVESSRWHSGRLLVKFEESPDRTAAELLRNLELQAEIGEDERPEDPDEYYDRELIGLSVRTTDGAEAGEVIDVIHLPSQDLLEIRRPAGNAVLVPLVEELVPEIDLDAKYVLVADRPGLLDPEGAEVVPTDGDSSE, encoded by the coding sequence GTGCTGGTGATTGTTGGCCGGATCGGCCGGGCTCACGGGATCAAGGGCGAGGTCGGCCTGGACGTACGCACCGACGAGCCGGACCGCCGGTTCGCCGACGGCGCGAAGCTCGTCACGACCACCAAGCCACCGCGGACCCTCACCGTCGAGTCCAGCCGCTGGCACAGCGGCCGGCTGCTGGTGAAGTTCGAGGAGTCGCCGGACCGGACCGCCGCCGAGCTGCTGCGGAACCTGGAGTTGCAGGCCGAGATCGGCGAGGACGAGCGCCCGGAAGACCCGGACGAGTACTACGACCGCGAGCTGATCGGGTTGTCCGTGCGGACCACCGACGGCGCCGAGGCCGGTGAGGTGATCGACGTGATCCACCTGCCGTCCCAGGACCTGCTGGAGATCCGCCGGCCGGCAGGCAACGCAGTACTGGTTCCCCTGGTGGAGGAGCTGGTGCCGGAGATCGACCTGGACGCCAAGTACGTGCTGGTGGCCGACCGGCCGGGGTTGCTCGATCCCGAGGGCGCAGAGGTCGTGCCTACGGACGGGGACAGCAGCGAATGA
- a CDS encoding RNA-binding protein has protein sequence METEALEHLVRGIVDNPDDVHVRSRNLRRGRTLEVHVHPDDIGKVIGRNGRTATAIRTVVGALSSEQSVRIDFVDEVNRRPRR, from the coding sequence ATGGAGACCGAGGCGCTGGAGCACCTGGTCCGAGGCATCGTGGACAACCCTGACGACGTACACGTCCGGTCCCGCAACCTGCGTCGCGGTCGCACCCTCGAGGTGCACGTGCACCCCGATGACATCGGCAAGGTGATCGGCCGCAACGGCCGGACGGCGACCGCCATCCGGACCGTGGTCGGGGCGCTCAGCTCCGAGCAGTCGGTCCGGATCGACTTCGTCGACGAGGTCAACCGGCGCCCGCGCCGCTGA
- the lepB gene encoding signal peptidase I, translating into MTTVTVLALVITVVLRLFVAEAFYVPSESMYDTLTTNDRILAEKVSYLHRDVDRGDIIVFKDPGHWLNEEQKPPGTIRQIGEFVGILPRSGEGHLVKRVIGVAGDRVICCDRSGRIMVNKIPLDEQEYLLKDAKPSLQPFDVIVPPGHLWVMGDNRAESADSRAHMGGPGGGFVPVENVVGRACCVIWPSDRMTMLRPPETFKKPGLKK; encoded by the coding sequence ATGACCACCGTGACGGTGCTCGCACTCGTCATCACGGTCGTCCTGCGGCTGTTCGTGGCCGAGGCCTTCTACGTGCCCTCGGAGTCGATGTACGACACGCTGACGACGAACGACCGGATCCTGGCCGAGAAGGTCAGCTATCTGCACCGCGACGTCGACCGTGGCGACATCATCGTCTTCAAGGACCCCGGCCACTGGCTGAACGAGGAGCAGAAGCCGCCCGGCACGATCCGGCAGATCGGCGAGTTCGTCGGCATCCTGCCCCGCAGCGGCGAGGGTCACCTGGTCAAGCGGGTGATCGGCGTCGCCGGCGACCGGGTGATCTGCTGCGACCGGTCCGGCCGGATCATGGTGAACAAGATCCCGCTGGACGAGCAGGAGTACCTGCTGAAGGACGCCAAGCCGTCGCTGCAGCCCTTCGACGTCATCGTGCCGCCCGGCCATCTGTGGGTGATGGGCGACAACCGGGCCGAGTCCGCCGACTCCCGCGCCCACATGGGCGGCCCCGGCGGAGGATTCGTGCCCGTGGAGAACGTGGTTGGCCGGGCCTGTTGCGTAATCTGGCCGTCTGACCGGATGACGATGCTGCGTCCTCCGGAAACCTTCAAGAAGCCGGGGCTGAAGAAGTGA
- a CDS encoding 6-phospho-beta-glucosidase has translation MRLTILGGGGFRVPLVYQALLGDRGEGRITSVVLYDTDRGRLGAIGAVLRQQAAKYSDAPAVTETTDLDEALRGADFVFSAIRVGGLEGRTVDERVALDLGVLGQETVGAGGIAYALRTLPVAVGIAQRIAELAPEAWVINFTNPAGMVTEAMIPYLGDRVIGICDSPSGLGRRAALALGLDASTVFYDYAGLNHLGWLRGLQSGGVDRLPELLADSTALGAFEEGRLFGVEWLRSLGSIPNEYLHYYYFARETLAAVQAVEQTRGTFLLEQQSAFYAETARRPDDALELWQKTRAERESTYMVESRAVADAGERDERDMSAGGYEQVALSLMRAIAHNERASLILNVRNRGTLRHLDDDAVVEVPCTVDANGARPVTVSQFTDHQAGLVCAVKAVERSTIEAATTGSRAAAVRAFAWHPLIDSVTAAHQLLDGYADRLPELAPFRR, from the coding sequence ATGAGACTGACCATTCTCGGTGGCGGTGGCTTCCGAGTGCCGCTGGTGTATCAAGCACTGCTCGGTGATCGTGGCGAAGGCCGGATCACCTCGGTAGTGCTGTACGACACGGACCGCGGCCGTCTGGGGGCGATCGGCGCCGTACTGCGGCAGCAGGCTGCGAAGTACTCCGATGCGCCTGCTGTCACTGAGACGACTGATCTCGACGAAGCCCTGCGAGGTGCCGACTTCGTCTTCTCGGCAATCCGGGTCGGTGGGCTCGAGGGGCGCACGGTCGACGAACGGGTCGCCCTCGACCTCGGCGTACTGGGGCAGGAGACCGTCGGGGCCGGTGGGATCGCGTACGCGCTACGGACCCTGCCGGTGGCGGTGGGGATCGCCCAGCGGATCGCTGAGCTCGCACCGGAGGCCTGGGTCATCAACTTCACCAACCCGGCCGGGATGGTGACCGAGGCGATGATCCCGTACCTCGGTGACCGGGTCATCGGGATCTGTGACTCGCCGTCCGGGCTCGGTCGCCGTGCTGCGCTGGCACTCGGGCTGGACGCGTCCACTGTCTTCTACGACTACGCAGGGCTGAATCACCTGGGCTGGCTGCGTGGTCTGCAGTCCGGCGGAGTCGATCGCCTACCGGAGTTGCTGGCGGACTCGACTGCGCTCGGTGCCTTCGAGGAGGGCCGGCTGTTCGGAGTGGAGTGGCTGCGGTCGCTCGGGTCCATCCCTAATGAGTACCTGCACTATTACTACTTCGCGCGGGAGACGCTGGCCGCAGTACAGGCCGTGGAGCAGACGCGGGGGACGTTCCTGTTGGAGCAGCAGTCCGCGTTCTACGCGGAGACGGCTCGGCGGCCTGACGACGCACTGGAGCTCTGGCAGAAGACGCGGGCCGAGCGCGAGTCGACGTACATGGTCGAGAGCCGCGCTGTCGCGGACGCGGGGGAGCGGGACGAGCGGGACATGTCCGCGGGGGGCTATGAGCAGGTGGCGCTGTCGCTGATGCGGGCGATCGCGCACAACGAGCGGGCCTCGCTGATCCTGAACGTCCGCAACCGCGGGACCCTGCGGCATCTGGACGACGACGCGGTGGTCGAGGTCCCCTGCACGGTGGACGCCAACGGGGCGCGTCCGGTGACCGTCTCGCAGTTCACCGATCACCAGGCCGGCCTGGTCTGCGCGGTCAAAGCAGTGGAACGCTCGACGATCGAGGCAGCGACGACCGGCTCGCGGGCAGCCGCCGTACGAGCCTTCGCCTGGCATCCCCTGATCGACTCGGTCACCGCCGCCCATCAGCTCCTCGATGGCTACGCCGACCGGCTCCCCGAGCTGGCGCCGTTCCGCCGCTGA
- the trmD gene encoding tRNA (guanosine(37)-N1)-methyltransferase TrmD, translating to MRLDVVSIFPEYLAALDLSLVGKAAKSGLLDVRVHDLREWTYDRHRTVDDTPYGGGAGMVMKPEPWGEALDAVAPADGPSQPRLIVPTPAGRPFTQELAYELAAEPWLAFACGRYEGIDARVAAHAAERMRVDEVSIGDYVLNGGEVAVLVIVEAVARLLPGVIGNPESLSEESHSGDGLLEYPVYTKPPTWRGHAVPDVLLSGNHGLVAQWRHHESVRRTAERRPDLLAAWGAAVADKDDAVSAVQVLPATVADAGEIHTLQLAAYLSEAMAYDDFGIPPMQEDLAGTVERVAAGGVWKAVAGTRIVGAVHVAVDGSVARIGRLMVAPDWQGRGVGTKLLRVAEQTAPAGVTQYELFTGAESERNLRLYRKAGYREVRRESQTAKVELVLLAKRRRRR from the coding sequence ATGAGGCTGGACGTCGTCTCGATCTTCCCGGAGTACCTGGCTGCGCTGGACCTGAGTCTGGTCGGCAAGGCGGCGAAGAGCGGCCTGCTGGACGTCCGGGTGCACGACCTGCGCGAGTGGACGTACGACCGGCACCGGACAGTGGACGACACGCCGTACGGCGGTGGCGCGGGCATGGTGATGAAGCCGGAGCCCTGGGGTGAGGCCCTGGATGCTGTGGCGCCCGCTGACGGCCCGTCGCAGCCCCGGTTGATCGTGCCGACGCCGGCAGGCCGCCCGTTCACTCAGGAGTTGGCTTACGAGCTCGCTGCCGAGCCCTGGCTGGCCTTTGCGTGTGGGCGCTACGAAGGGATCGACGCACGGGTCGCTGCGCATGCTGCCGAGCGGATGCGAGTCGACGAGGTCTCCATCGGCGACTACGTGCTCAACGGCGGCGAGGTCGCCGTACTGGTGATCGTCGAGGCCGTAGCCCGTCTACTGCCTGGCGTGATCGGCAACCCGGAGTCCCTGTCCGAGGAGTCCCACTCGGGCGACGGGCTGCTGGAGTACCCGGTCTACACGAAGCCGCCGACTTGGCGAGGTCACGCCGTACCGGACGTGCTGCTGTCGGGCAACCACGGTCTGGTGGCGCAGTGGCGACACCACGAGTCCGTACGGCGTACTGCCGAGCGCCGGCCGGATCTACTGGCCGCCTGGGGCGCTGCTGTTGCTGACAAGGACGACGCCGTCTCTGCCGTGCAGGTGCTCCCGGCAACCGTTGCGGACGCGGGGGAGATCCACACGCTCCAGCTCGCCGCTTACTTGTCGGAGGCAATGGCCTACGACGACTTCGGCATCCCGCCGATGCAGGAAGACCTGGCGGGCACTGTGGAGCGGGTGGCCGCAGGCGGCGTCTGGAAGGCCGTGGCCGGGACCAGGATCGTCGGCGCCGTCCATGTCGCAGTGGACGGCTCAGTGGCGCGCATCGGCCGGTTGATGGTCGCTCCCGACTGGCAGGGCCGAGGGGTCGGGACGAAGCTGCTGCGGGTCGCCGAGCAGACCGCGCCCGCCGGCGTCACGCAGTACGAGCTGTTCACCGGCGCCGAGAGCGAGCGCAACCTGCGGCTGTACCGGAAGGCCGGTTACCGAGAGGTACGCCGGGAGTCACAGACCGCGAAGGTCGAGCTGGTGCTGCTGGCCAAGCGGCGACGGCGGCGCTGA
- a CDS encoding DeoR/GlpR family DNA-binding transcription regulator produces the protein MLPKQRQDQIVRALKADGAGGVKVLAAQLGVSEATIRRDLEQLHEQGRLTRVYGGALAVDGGDEPFAEVSAVHADEKDRIARRAASLISDGQSVLLDIGTTALRLAQHLHGRSLTVVTSNLAVLEELQNDEQIELVILGGFVRRSYRSLVGYLTEESLRQVHVDWLFLGTSGVRPDGRVMDSTMIEVPVKRAMIKAADRVVLLADATKFPGHGVAKVCDPAELSVVVTESGADESTRAQLEEAGVQVVLA, from the coding sequence GTGTTGCCAAAGCAGCGGCAGGATCAGATCGTCCGCGCCCTCAAGGCCGACGGGGCCGGGGGCGTGAAGGTGCTGGCCGCCCAGCTCGGCGTCAGTGAGGCGACGATTCGCCGCGACCTGGAGCAGTTGCACGAGCAGGGCCGGCTGACCCGCGTCTACGGTGGCGCGCTCGCGGTCGACGGCGGTGACGAGCCGTTCGCCGAGGTGAGCGCGGTGCACGCCGACGAGAAGGACCGGATCGCCCGGCGCGCGGCCTCCCTGATCAGTGACGGCCAGTCGGTGCTACTGGACATCGGTACTACGGCTCTCCGGCTGGCGCAGCACTTGCACGGGCGCTCGTTGACAGTGGTGACCAGCAACCTCGCAGTACTGGAGGAGTTGCAGAATGACGAGCAGATCGAGCTGGTGATCCTGGGCGGCTTCGTGCGGCGCAGTTACCGCTCTCTGGTCGGCTATCTGACAGAGGAGTCGCTGCGCCAGGTGCACGTCGACTGGCTGTTCCTGGGCACCAGTGGTGTGCGTCCGGACGGCCGGGTGATGGACAGCACGATGATCGAGGTGCCGGTGAAGCGGGCCATGATCAAGGCCGCCGACCGGGTGGTGCTGCTGGCCGACGCGACCAAGTTCCCCGGCCACGGTGTGGCGAAGGTCTGTGATCCAGCAGAGCTCTCGGTGGTGGTGACCGAGTCCGGTGCCGACGAGTCGACCCGGGCGCAACTGGAGGAGGCAGGGGTGCAGGTGGTGCTCGCATGA
- the rpsP gene encoding 30S ribosomal protein S16 — protein sequence MAVKIRLKRIGKKRAPHYRIVVMDARTKRDGRAIEEIGKYNPKAEPSFIHVESDRAQYWLGVGAQPTEAVEAIFKASGDWQKFKGLEAPAPLRVKEPKRDKLEIFNEALAEAHGTLKTEAVTAKKTTAKKAAAKKDEPKADEAAPAADEAPAAEAAPAAEAAADAPADDAKA from the coding sequence GTGGCAGTCAAGATCCGTTTGAAGCGCATCGGCAAGAAGCGTGCGCCGCACTACCGCATCGTCGTGATGGACGCCCGCACCAAGCGTGACGGCCGCGCCATCGAGGAGATCGGCAAGTACAACCCGAAGGCCGAGCCGTCGTTCATCCACGTCGAGTCGGACCGCGCGCAGTACTGGCTGGGCGTCGGCGCGCAGCCGACCGAGGCCGTCGAGGCGATCTTCAAGGCCAGCGGTGACTGGCAGAAGTTCAAGGGCCTGGAGGCGCCGGCGCCGCTGCGGGTCAAGGAGCCGAAGCGCGACAAGCTGGAGATCTTCAACGAGGCGCTGGCCGAGGCCCACGGCACGCTGAAGACCGAGGCCGTCACGGCGAAGAAGACCACCGCCAAGAAGGCTGCGGCCAAGAAGGACGAGCCGAAGGCCGACGAGGCCGCCCCGGCCGCCGACGAGGCTCCGGCCGCTGAGGCTGCTCCGGCCGCCGAGGCTGCTGCCGACGCGCCGGCCGACGACGCCAAGGCCTGA
- the rplS gene encoding 50S ribosomal protein L19 translates to MSNILNELDNASKRDDIPAFRAGDTVNVHVKVVEGNRSRVQVFKGVVIRRQGGGLQETFTVRKVSFGVGVERTFPIHTPIVEKVEVVTRGDVRRAKLYYLRELRGKAAKIKEKRDNISAS, encoded by the coding sequence ATGAGCAACATCCTGAACGAGCTCGACAACGCGAGCAAGCGCGACGACATCCCGGCCTTCCGCGCCGGTGACACCGTGAACGTGCACGTGAAGGTCGTCGAAGGCAACCGGTCCCGCGTCCAGGTGTTCAAGGGTGTCGTGATCCGCCGCCAGGGTGGTGGCCTGCAGGAGACCTTCACGGTCCGCAAGGTCAGCTTCGGTGTCGGCGTCGAGCGCACGTTCCCGATCCACACCCCGATCGTCGAGAAGGTCGAGGTCGTCACCCGCGGTGACGTGCGTCGCGCCAAGCTGTACTACCTGCGCGAGCTGCGCGGCAAGGCAGCCAAGATCAAGGAGAAGCGGGACAACATCTCGGCCTCCTGA